Proteins from a genomic interval of Paenibacillus sp. FSL R5-0623:
- a CDS encoding glycoside hydrolase family 2 protein codes for MKTHSSSQDLSGQWKIQHFEVGEKRAMDVAAATLDDRFWIGAEVPGDVHAALVERSIIDPPYYGHNDAKSRWIEQKEWWYRTTFNLVKDAETEEHFELVFEGLDTFATVYVNGHEVGKTANMLMSHTFNVTSLVRSGWNAIAVKFDPLHLHHRDKETFDWSSYTKERPWLRKAAMNFGWDWGPRMVTVGIWGAVRLEKRTIAKLESVYARTESVSSELAVLRVTADVKSVLSYRSRQKREQAVVATCNIRLLDRSGHEVACATELPLEGGKADTTLNVTSPQLWWTHDLGEPYLYTLEVTLYADGIEVDRYNEPYGLRTIELALHNEQGEDAFTFILNGVKVYAKGANWIPADHLIGAIPTSRYRELVELSVEGHMNMLRVWAGGIYEKDVFYDECDRQGVLVWQDFAFANALFPDFNRDFMDNVRQEVENNVLRLRNRASLAIWCGNNEIDWLYDMKSASGDITSPFYGEQIYHELIPEVLERLDLSRPYWPSSPFGDSNGQDANDPDVGDRHNWQVWHGSVYPRKHGEPPLLDYSIEGVTFKNYKNDHALFSSEFGMHASANRYTLEKNMPAGQFYWGSPEMAYRNKDTNHQKGILLMEGYTGIPQNIEEYMNYSMLTQAEGLRYGIEHFRRINHRNSGALVWQLNDSWPGTSWSMIDYELLPKASFYYGKIFFHPVLLSLEHEPGEPLALWVVNDTRDVLKGELRLNVYALNGEKIYSSSHAVEVTSQSSRCIAELTEVEVLQGRRAEEVMVELVSEGFAAPSNRYFLRDPKDVTLPESQLSVHVNEEEQSVTVTASGAIARLVKLELPLGRVRFSDNYFDLLPGESRTVRLGHPEQSSLPLKELRVSAMNGREG; via the coding sequence ATGAAGACCCATAGTTCAAGTCAGGATTTATCGGGACAATGGAAGATACAGCATTTTGAAGTTGGAGAGAAGCGGGCAATGGATGTGGCAGCAGCTACACTGGATGACCGTTTCTGGATTGGGGCTGAAGTGCCTGGCGATGTACACGCTGCACTGGTTGAACGCAGTATCATTGATCCGCCCTATTACGGACATAATGATGCCAAAAGTCGCTGGATTGAGCAAAAGGAATGGTGGTACCGCACAACCTTCAATCTGGTGAAAGATGCAGAGACCGAGGAGCACTTTGAATTGGTGTTCGAAGGATTGGATACGTTTGCAACGGTATATGTCAATGGCCATGAAGTTGGGAAAACGGCCAATATGCTTATGTCACATACGTTTAATGTAACGTCTCTGGTACGCAGCGGCTGGAATGCGATTGCTGTCAAGTTTGATCCGCTTCACCTGCATCACCGGGACAAAGAAACCTTCGACTGGTCCTCGTATACGAAGGAACGACCATGGTTGCGCAAAGCAGCGATGAACTTTGGCTGGGACTGGGGTCCACGTATGGTTACGGTGGGGATCTGGGGTGCTGTACGGCTGGAAAAACGAACAATCGCCAAGCTGGAAAGTGTGTATGCTCGTACGGAATCAGTCAGTTCAGAGCTTGCTGTATTACGCGTCACGGCGGATGTGAAGTCGGTCTTGTCTTACCGTAGCAGACAGAAACGTGAGCAGGCTGTGGTTGCGACCTGTAATATTCGTCTGTTGGATCGGAGCGGACACGAAGTGGCATGTGCCACTGAACTACCTCTAGAAGGTGGTAAGGCAGATACCACATTAAACGTTACGTCACCTCAGTTATGGTGGACTCATGATCTGGGTGAGCCGTATCTGTATACCCTGGAGGTTACATTATACGCAGATGGCATTGAGGTGGATCGTTATAACGAGCCTTATGGGTTACGAACGATAGAGCTGGCTCTTCACAATGAACAGGGTGAAGATGCATTTACTTTTATTCTGAACGGAGTCAAAGTATATGCCAAGGGTGCCAACTGGATTCCGGCTGATCATCTGATTGGAGCCATCCCAACCTCCCGATATCGTGAGCTTGTGGAGCTGTCGGTGGAAGGTCATATGAACATGCTGCGTGTCTGGGCTGGTGGTATATATGAGAAGGATGTCTTCTACGATGAGTGTGATCGGCAAGGGGTGCTGGTGTGGCAGGATTTTGCATTCGCGAACGCATTGTTCCCGGATTTCAATCGTGATTTCATGGATAATGTACGGCAAGAGGTAGAAAACAATGTCTTGCGCCTGCGTAACCGTGCCTCGCTTGCCATCTGGTGTGGGAATAACGAGATTGACTGGCTCTATGATATGAAGTCGGCGAGTGGAGATATTACCAGTCCGTTCTACGGCGAACAGATATATCATGAGCTAATCCCTGAAGTGCTGGAGCGCTTGGATTTGTCTCGTCCGTACTGGCCTTCTTCGCCGTTCGGGGACAGCAACGGTCAGGATGCGAATGACCCGGATGTGGGGGATCGTCACAACTGGCAGGTATGGCATGGTTCGGTCTATCCAAGGAAGCATGGAGAGCCGCCGTTGCTGGACTACAGTATTGAAGGTGTAACGTTCAAAAATTACAAAAACGATCATGCGTTGTTCAGCAGTGAATTTGGCATGCATGCCTCGGCCAATCGTTACACGCTGGAGAAAAATATGCCTGCAGGGCAGTTTTACTGGGGTAGTCCGGAGATGGCCTATCGTAACAAGGATACCAATCACCAGAAAGGCATTTTGCTAATGGAGGGTTATACAGGGATTCCGCAAAATATAGAGGAATACATGAACTATTCCATGCTGACTCAAGCAGAAGGATTGCGCTATGGAATTGAACATTTCCGACGTATTAATCACCGTAACAGCGGTGCGCTTGTGTGGCAATTGAATGACAGTTGGCCAGGGACAAGTTGGTCCATGATTGATTATGAACTGCTGCCGAAGGCATCCTTTTATTACGGGAAAATATTCTTTCATCCTGTCCTGTTGTCACTGGAGCATGAGCCGGGGGAGCCGCTTGCGTTGTGGGTTGTGAACGATACACGTGACGTCTTGAAGGGGGAGCTTCGACTCAATGTCTATGCATTGAATGGAGAGAAGATCTACTCCAGCTCACATGCTGTTGAGGTAACATCCCAATCCTCACGGTGTATTGCTGAATTAACTGAAGTAGAGGTGTTACAGGGCAGACGTGCGGAGGAAGTAATGGTTGAGTTGGTATCTGAAGGGTTTGCGGCACCGAGCAATCGATACTTCTTGCGTGATCCCAAGGATGTGACGTTGCCAGAGTCGCAATTGAGCGTACATGTGAACGAAGAGGAGCAGTCTGTAACGGTTACGGCCAGTGGAGCGATTGCACGATTGGTGAAGCTGGAGCTTCCCCTTGGGCGTGTCCGATTCAGTGACAATTATTTTGATCTGCTCCCTGGTGAGAGTCGAACAGTAAGGCTTGGTCATCCAGAGCAGTCGTCTCTGCCTCTGAAGGAACTTCGAGTGAGTGCCATGAACGGCAGAGAAGGATAA
- a CDS encoding FAD-dependent monooxygenase, with protein sequence MNQNIQSQLKTDVCIVGAGPGGALLSYLLNQKGISTMLIERQPHLHKSFRGELLNVDGEAILNKHSLYSLIQERGALLLEQIQYWENGQIIHTVSPGNGESHVGIHVPQDHLLEAIVSHAQQHSSYEQVLFNTIMTGLLRDKNGQVVGINIRKNGVPASIEASVIVGADGRYSAVRKHSDMTPEIRKHGYDLLWARIPAPVGWEPAVRMASMDGQQLALFSQFGGYVQIGWNIPEGAYSKLREQPIAPFVDKLVSAFPCLSDSVAANIQSWSDFVLLSVESSYCKSWAQDNVVLIGDAAHTMTPTGAFGLNAALEDADVLSELLVQMAADQFRSTAQLQELQTIRGAKVQQQLARQVEMESSFQQRYESFL encoded by the coding sequence ATGAATCAGAATATACAATCTCAACTCAAAACAGATGTTTGCATCGTCGGCGCTGGACCTGGCGGTGCTTTGCTTTCTTATTTACTGAATCAAAAAGGAATCTCCACGATGCTCATTGAACGGCAGCCCCATCTGCACAAGTCATTTCGCGGGGAGTTGCTCAATGTGGACGGCGAAGCCATTTTAAATAAACACAGCCTCTATTCCCTCATCCAGGAACGCGGAGCACTGCTCTTGGAACAGATTCAGTATTGGGAAAATGGGCAGATTATTCATACGGTATCACCGGGCAATGGAGAATCTCATGTTGGTATTCATGTACCCCAAGATCATCTCCTGGAAGCCATCGTGTCGCATGCTCAGCAGCACAGTTCATATGAACAAGTACTGTTCAATACGATTATGACCGGTTTGTTACGAGACAAGAACGGCCAGGTCGTGGGTATTAACATTCGGAAGAACGGCGTTCCTGCCTCCATTGAGGCATCTGTTATTGTGGGTGCTGATGGCAGATACTCTGCTGTACGCAAACATTCCGATATGACCCCGGAGATTCGCAAGCACGGGTATGATCTGCTCTGGGCGCGCATTCCGGCACCCGTAGGCTGGGAACCCGCTGTTCGAATGGCCAGCATGGATGGTCAACAGCTCGCCCTGTTCTCACAGTTCGGCGGTTATGTTCAGATTGGATGGAACATTCCCGAGGGGGCTTACTCCAAGCTGCGAGAGCAGCCGATTGCTCCTTTTGTAGATAAACTTGTATCTGCTTTTCCTTGCCTGTCTGATTCAGTAGCAGCCAACATCCAGAGCTGGAGTGATTTTGTTCTGTTATCTGTTGAAAGCAGCTATTGCAAGTCGTGGGCACAGGACAATGTTGTACTCATTGGTGATGCCGCTCATACCATGACACCAACCGGTGCGTTTGGACTTAATGCTGCGCTCGAAGATGCGGATGTGCTCTCCGAATTACTTGTCCAAATGGCTGCAGATCAATTCCGTTCCACTGCACAACTTCAGGAACTTCAGACGATTCGCGGTGCAAAGGTACAGCAGCAGCTTGCTCGGCAAGTGGAGATGGAATCCTCTTTCCAACAGCGTTATGAATCCTTTCTCTAA
- a CDS encoding MarR family transcriptional regulator, translating to MSPDTERNSQLANVDQLLEAFFRYKNKVLDQQQKTETNCKLNPTKSHILGMILREKRCMAVDVARQLSLSSGATTIVLNQLETEGLIQRVRSEEDRRIVWLSLTDEGVQLAKTLNANRGRMTWELLQALSEEEQQQMFGMLKKIELKLLENMKSFEQIHR from the coding sequence ATGAGCCCGGATACGGAGCGAAACTCTCAATTGGCAAATGTAGATCAATTGTTGGAGGCCTTCTTCAGATATAAAAACAAAGTATTGGATCAGCAGCAGAAGACCGAAACCAACTGTAAACTGAATCCGACAAAAAGTCATATATTGGGCATGATTTTACGTGAAAAACGCTGCATGGCGGTTGATGTGGCCAGACAACTCAGTTTGTCTTCCGGCGCAACCACCATTGTACTGAATCAACTGGAGACGGAAGGGTTGATCCAGCGGGTGCGCAGTGAAGAAGATCGGAGAATTGTGTGGCTGTCCTTAACGGATGAAGGCGTGCAGCTTGCCAAGACACTTAATGCGAATCGCGGCCGAATGACGTGGGAATTGTTGCAAGCACTTTCCGAAGAGGAGCAACAGCAGATGTTTGGCATGCTGAAGAAAATTGAACTGAAACTGCTGGAGAACATGAAGTCGTTTGAGCAGATCCACCGGTAG
- a CDS encoding Na+/H+ antiporter — protein sequence MEIFIAVLVLLVLIGLSNILNRFVPFIPIPLIQIVLGVAIALLPAGVHLPLNPELFFVLFIAPLLYNDGKRTPRNELWNLRAPILLLALGLVFVTVVVAGYAIHWLIPSIPLPAAFALAAILSPTDAVAVGAMAGRVHLPKGIHRLLEGEALMNDASGLVAFKFAIAATVTGVFSLAQATFSFILIAIGGLLVGALLSFLLIRLGVWIRRLGMEDVTIHMLLQILTPFIIYLVSEEIGVSGILAVVAGGIIHAIERDRAESVQLKMQVVSASTWSVILFILNGLVFVILGVQVPDVLSTIFENVSFNNLQVLGYVGLISVLLLVLRFLWIYLFWQGNELLRTKSSIGRPRFKDITIISLSGVRGAVTLAGAFSIPYVLQDGSPFPERDLIIFLAAGVILFSLIAASVFLPVLAKDDGKSTEETPQKSERKAHDIMLNAAIRAVKSEMNDENKAAALAVVSDLSKYIRQAAGQLTAGKRKDIQKQETAINLIATRAERKEVEVMLDENAIASDAAFKCDSWLDRKEMMLANRANTQFMTSISEIGRVLGHLFTKRSQKPNQPFMLENAELFRQVKLRTSEAAIKAIRAHMNDGNRVVALSVIAKYERVIAKLRTWNQGKTEDPFNQEKLELQMVAIQEQRNTVQQLYENGEITRDVAAKLRRFINDVEATALKNT from the coding sequence ATGGAAATATTTATTGCCGTACTTGTGTTACTGGTCCTGATTGGTTTATCCAATATTTTAAACCGGTTTGTACCCTTTATTCCCATTCCGCTCATTCAAATCGTGCTTGGTGTAGCTATAGCTTTGCTTCCCGCAGGTGTTCACCTGCCGTTGAATCCGGAATTGTTCTTTGTACTGTTCATCGCACCTTTGTTATACAACGATGGTAAACGAACGCCAAGGAATGAATTATGGAATCTGCGCGCACCGATACTTCTGCTTGCACTAGGGCTTGTATTCGTGACGGTGGTTGTGGCGGGATATGCCATTCACTGGCTGATTCCTTCAATTCCGTTACCTGCTGCTTTTGCTCTTGCAGCCATACTGTCGCCGACAGATGCAGTTGCCGTTGGCGCCATGGCAGGGCGGGTACATTTGCCCAAAGGCATACATAGGCTTCTTGAAGGTGAAGCGTTAATGAATGATGCATCCGGCTTGGTCGCCTTCAAATTCGCGATTGCAGCCACGGTTACAGGTGTGTTTTCCCTGGCGCAGGCAACCTTCAGTTTTATTCTGATTGCGATTGGTGGACTTCTTGTCGGGGCATTGTTATCTTTTCTGTTAATCAGGCTCGGGGTATGGATCCGTAGACTGGGCATGGAAGATGTGACCATTCACATGTTGCTTCAAATCCTGACGCCATTTATCATCTATCTGGTGAGTGAAGAAATTGGGGTATCAGGTATTCTTGCGGTAGTGGCAGGCGGTATTATCCACGCCATTGAGCGTGACCGCGCTGAATCGGTTCAGTTGAAAATGCAGGTGGTATCTGCGAGCACTTGGTCAGTCATTTTATTTATACTAAATGGTCTGGTGTTTGTTATTCTGGGTGTACAGGTCCCGGATGTGTTGAGTACCATTTTTGAAAATGTTTCGTTTAATAATCTGCAGGTGTTGGGATATGTGGGCTTGATCTCGGTGTTACTGCTGGTTCTGCGCTTCCTCTGGATCTATCTGTTCTGGCAAGGGAATGAATTGCTGCGTACGAAATCCTCTATTGGCAGGCCCAGATTCAAGGATATTACGATCATTTCCCTCTCTGGGGTGCGGGGGGCTGTAACATTGGCGGGTGCGTTCTCCATTCCTTATGTGCTTCAGGATGGATCACCTTTCCCTGAACGGGATCTGATTATTTTCCTGGCGGCAGGGGTTATCCTCTTCTCTCTGATTGCGGCGAGCGTGTTTCTTCCAGTTCTGGCCAAGGACGATGGGAAATCCACAGAAGAAACACCGCAGAAGTCAGAACGAAAAGCGCATGACATTATGCTGAATGCGGCAATACGAGCTGTCAAATCCGAAATGAACGATGAGAACAAAGCTGCGGCACTCGCGGTCGTCTCAGATCTGTCCAAATACATCAGGCAGGCCGCAGGTCAGCTCACCGCCGGTAAACGCAAAGATATTCAGAAACAAGAAACGGCTATTAACCTGATTGCCACCCGGGCGGAGCGTAAAGAAGTTGAAGTAATGCTGGACGAAAATGCAATTGCTTCTGATGCGGCCTTCAAATGTGACAGCTGGCTGGATCGCAAGGAAATGATGCTGGCGAATCGGGCAAATACTCAGTTCATGACGTCGATCAGCGAGATCGGGCGTGTGTTAGGACATCTGTTCACCAAACGGTCCCAGAAACCGAATCAACCATTTATGCTTGAAAATGCAGAACTGTTTCGTCAGGTGAAGCTGCGCACCTCTGAAGCAGCCATTAAGGCCATTCGTGCCCATATGAATGATGGGAATCGAGTCGTCGCACTGTCGGTCATTGCCAAGTATGAGCGTGTAATTGCCAAATTGCGTACCTGGAACCAGGGGAAAACGGAAGATCCGTTTAATCAGGAGAAGCTGGAGTTGCAGATGGTGGCCATTCAGGAGCAGCGCAATACGGTTCAGCAACTGTATGAGAACGGCGAAATCACACGTGATGTGGCTGCCAAACTGCGCCGGTTTATTAACGACGTTGAAGCGACTGCGCTGAAAAATACCTAA
- a CDS encoding aldo/keto reductase, translating to MAEQQIRLGKTDLIVNPIGLGANAVGGHNIYPEMLNDETGKEVVRTALKQGINFVDTAYIYGPEHSERLIGEVLKETGQRQNTIIATKAAHKLVDGKIVMDNSPAFLKTSVDEALKRLQTDYIDLFYIHFPDEHTPKDEAVDTLKQLKDAGKIRAIGVSNFSIDQLREANKDGHVDVLQSEYNLFKRDAEKELLPYTAEHDISFVPYFPLAAGLLGGKYNRNTTFQDGRAKNPLFTGEAFIGNLDKVEQLRSIAQSKDVEVAHLVLAWYLTQPSIDALIPGAKRPEQVINNLQTLNVELTAEEIAVVDQIFR from the coding sequence ATGGCAGAACAACAAATTCGGTTGGGCAAGACGGATCTGATCGTGAATCCCATTGGATTGGGTGCGAATGCAGTAGGCGGACATAATATCTATCCGGAAATGCTGAATGATGAGACGGGTAAGGAAGTGGTTCGTACAGCTTTGAAACAAGGCATTAACTTTGTGGATACGGCATACATCTATGGACCTGAGCATTCCGAACGACTGATTGGTGAAGTACTGAAGGAAACCGGTCAGCGGCAGAATACCATTATTGCAACCAAGGCAGCTCATAAATTAGTGGATGGCAAGATTGTCATGGATAACTCACCTGCTTTTCTGAAAACATCCGTGGATGAGGCGTTGAAACGTCTGCAAACCGATTACATTGATCTGTTCTACATCCACTTTCCGGATGAACATACGCCTAAGGATGAAGCGGTAGATACGTTAAAACAATTGAAAGACGCTGGCAAAATTCGTGCCATTGGTGTATCCAACTTCTCCATCGATCAGTTGCGTGAAGCCAACAAGGACGGGCATGTAGACGTACTGCAATCTGAATATAATCTGTTCAAAAGAGATGCCGAGAAAGAGCTGTTGCCGTATACGGCTGAGCATGACATTTCTTTTGTGCCCTACTTCCCACTGGCTGCGGGACTGCTGGGTGGTAAATACAATCGTAATACAACCTTTCAGGATGGACGGGCAAAGAACCCGCTGTTTACAGGTGAAGCTTTTATTGGAAATCTGGATAAAGTTGAGCAACTGCGTAGCATAGCACAATCCAAGGATGTTGAGGTCGCTCATCTGGTTCTGGCCTGGTACCTGACTCAGCCTTCTATTGATGCATTGATTCCGGGTGCCAAGCGACCGGAGCAGGTCATTAACAATCTGCAAACATTAAATGTGGAATTAACTGCTGAGGAAATTGCAGTCGTGGATCAGATCTTTCGTTAA
- a CDS encoding polysaccharide deacetylase family protein: protein MNLKAARVIGMFTLIILLGSSSAYAKPVQKNRQYYEERGEIVWEVPTQDKLIALTFDDGPDPIQTPQILALLQQYHAKGTFFVLGKWADKFPELIKQEQLEGHEIANHTYAHTYAVRSTSADKYMKDMNEAESSIIEAGAERPLLFRPPGGYYNDMVIQAAKQKGYTIVLWSWHQDTRDWASPGVSAIVKKVLNNARNGDIVLFHDKVEGNSHTVAALKTILPKLQQQGYQFVTVSELLAVKAREAAKDGTSPSSILKHVQP from the coding sequence ATGAACCTGAAGGCAGCCCGAGTCATCGGAATGTTCACGCTAATTATTTTGCTGGGTAGCAGTTCTGCCTATGCAAAGCCTGTACAGAAGAACCGTCAGTATTATGAGGAACGAGGAGAGATCGTGTGGGAAGTTCCCACACAGGATAAACTCATCGCCCTTACCTTTGATGATGGACCAGATCCGATTCAGACTCCGCAGATCCTGGCTTTGCTTCAGCAATATCATGCCAAAGGAACTTTTTTTGTACTTGGCAAATGGGCAGATAAATTTCCTGAACTGATTAAGCAGGAACAGCTCGAAGGGCATGAAATCGCCAATCATACGTATGCGCACACGTATGCAGTTCGATCAACTAGTGCGGACAAGTACATGAAGGATATGAACGAAGCAGAAAGTTCCATCATTGAAGCAGGTGCGGAGCGTCCCCTGTTGTTCAGGCCACCGGGCGGCTATTACAATGACATGGTCATCCAAGCTGCCAAACAAAAAGGGTATACGATTGTACTCTGGTCTTGGCATCAGGATACACGGGACTGGGCTTCTCCAGGTGTATCGGCCATTGTTAAAAAAGTACTGAATAACGCGCGAAATGGGGATATTGTACTCTTCCACGATAAGGTGGAGGGCAACTCCCATACGGTAGCTGCACTCAAAACAATCTTGCCGAAGTTACAGCAGCAGGGATATCAATTCGTGACGGTGTCTGAGCTGCTTGCTGTGAAGGCACGCGAAGCTGCGAAGGATGGAACTTCGCCTTCGTCTATTTTGAAGCATGTGCAGCCCTGA
- a CDS encoding YwbE family protein: MNGQQRVNIKPGLEVDIVLKQDQATGKLTRGVVKDLLTKSPTHPHGIKVRLTSGQVGRVKQVITGGSN; this comes from the coding sequence ATGAATGGACAACAACGCGTAAATATTAAGCCAGGTCTGGAAGTGGACATTGTGCTGAAGCAGGACCAAGCTACAGGAAAGCTGACACGTGGCGTTGTGAAGGATCTGTTAACCAAGTCACCTACGCATCCACACGGAATTAAAGTACGACTGACGAGCGGTCAAGTGGGACGTGTGAAACAGGTCATTACAGGAGGCTCGAACTAA
- a CDS encoding DUF4269 domain-containing protein encodes MAQGGEMSTTAEVMAHLASGNARQQDAYHVLQSSGLLDILADYHPYPSGTVPIDIDVPGSDLDLLCYAEDLDMFEAEIYNRIGAVAEFQCLRGGDLPDQRPYVTCNLQVGHWPVEIFAQSVPVNRQNAYLHMIVEWRLLQLWGDAGHREIRRLKQAGWKTEPAFASVLGLQGDPYVDMLHLAEMKREDLWNWARSRTSF; translated from the coding sequence ATGGCCCAAGGCGGGGAGATGAGTACTACCGCAGAAGTAATGGCACATCTGGCTTCGGGTAATGCACGTCAGCAGGACGCCTATCATGTGTTACAGAGCAGTGGCTTGCTCGATATATTAGCTGACTATCACCCATATCCATCAGGAACGGTACCGATTGATATTGATGTTCCGGGCAGTGATCTGGATCTGCTGTGTTATGCAGAGGATCTGGATATGTTTGAAGCCGAGATATACAATCGAATCGGAGCCGTTGCTGAGTTTCAATGTTTACGTGGTGGTGATCTTCCAGACCAACGTCCTTATGTGACTTGTAATTTGCAAGTGGGACATTGGCCTGTGGAGATTTTTGCCCAATCCGTGCCAGTTAACAGGCAGAATGCATACCTACATATGATCGTAGAGTGGAGATTGTTGCAACTGTGGGGAGACGCAGGACACCGTGAGATCCGCAGACTCAAACAGGCAGGGTGGAAGACGGAGCCTGCATTTGCTTCTGTACTTGGATTACAGGGAGATCCATATGTGGACATGCTGCATCTGGCCGAGATGAAACGTGAAGATCTCTGGAACTGGGCACGTTCACGCACGTCTTTTTAA